In the Candidatus Rhodoblastus alkanivorans genome, one interval contains:
- the nifD gene encoding nitrogenase molybdenum-iron protein alpha chain, whose amino-acid sequence MSVANNESVAEIKARNKELIKEVLAVYPEKTAKRRAKHLNVHEAGKSDCGVKSNIKSIPGVMTIRGCAYAGSKGVVWGPIKDMIHISHGPVGCGQYSWAARRNYYIGTTGIDTFVTMQFTSDFQEKDIVFGGDKKLAKIMDEIQELFPLNNGITVQSECPIGLIGDDIEAVSKAKSKEYAGKTIVPVRCEGFRGVSQSLGHHIANDAVRDYVFDKLDPNKAPLFEPTPYDVAIIGDYNIGGDAWSSRILLEEMGLRVIAQWSGDGSLAELENTPKAKLNVLHCYRSMNYISRHMEEKFGIPWCEYNFFGPSKIAESLRKIASFFDDKIKEGAERVIAKYQPLMDAVIAKYRPRLEGKKVMLYVGGLRPRHVIGAYEDLGMEVVGTGYEFGHNDDYQRTAQHYVKDGTLIYDDVTGYEFEKFVEKIQPDLVGSGIKEKYVFQKMGVPFRQMHSWDYSGPYHGYDGFAIFARDMDMAINAPVWKMAKAPWKKDENSNLLAAE is encoded by the coding sequence ATGAGTGTTGCGAACAATGAGAGCGTTGCCGAGATCAAGGCGCGCAACAAGGAATTGATCAAAGAGGTGCTCGCGGTTTATCCCGAAAAGACCGCCAAGCGCCGTGCCAAACATCTTAACGTTCACGAAGCCGGCAAGTCCGATTGCGGCGTTAAGTCCAACATCAAGTCGATCCCCGGCGTGATGACCATTCGCGGCTGCGCTTACGCCGGCTCGAAGGGCGTCGTCTGGGGTCCGATCAAGGACATGATCCACATCAGCCACGGCCCCGTCGGCTGCGGCCAGTATTCTTGGGCTGCGCGTCGTAACTACTACATCGGCACGACCGGCATCGACACCTTCGTGACCATGCAGTTCACGTCGGACTTCCAGGAAAAGGACATCGTGTTCGGCGGCGACAAGAAGCTCGCCAAGATCATGGACGAGATCCAGGAGCTGTTCCCGCTCAACAACGGCATCACTGTTCAGTCGGAATGCCCGATCGGCCTGATCGGCGACGACATCGAGGCGGTGTCGAAGGCGAAGTCGAAGGAATATGCCGGCAAGACCATCGTTCCGGTCCGCTGCGAAGGCTTCCGTGGCGTCTCCCAGTCGCTTGGCCACCATATCGCCAACGACGCGGTGCGCGACTATGTCTTCGACAAGCTCGACCCGAACAAGGCCCCGCTGTTCGAGCCGACGCCCTATGACGTCGCGATCATCGGCGACTACAACATCGGCGGCGACGCCTGGTCCTCGCGCATCCTGCTCGAAGAGATGGGTCTGCGCGTGATCGCTCAGTGGTCTGGCGACGGCTCGCTGGCGGAGCTCGAGAACACCCCCAAGGCGAAGCTCAACGTTCTGCACTGCTACCGCTCGATGAACTATATCTCCCGCCACATGGAAGAGAAGTTCGGTATTCCGTGGTGCGAATATAACTTCTTCGGCCCGTCGAAGATCGCCGAATCGCTGCGCAAGATCGCCAGCTTCTTCGACGACAAGATCAAGGAAGGCGCCGAGCGCGTCATCGCCAAGTACCAGCCTCTGATGGACGCGGTCATCGCCAAATACCGTCCGCGCCTCGAAGGCAAGAAGGTCATGCTCTATGTCGGCGGCCTGCGTCCGCGCCACGTCATCGGCGCCTACGAAGACCTCGGTATGGAAGTTGTCGGCACGGGCTATGAATTCGGCCACAACGACGACTATCAGCGCACCGCCCAGCACTATGTCAAGGACGGCACGCTGATCTATGACGACGTCACCGGCTACGAATTCGAGAAATTCGTGGAAAAGATCCAGCCGGATCTGGTCGGCTCGGGCATCAAGGAAAAGTACGTCTTCCAGAAGATGGGCGTGCCGTTCCGCCAGATGCACTCCTGGGACTATTCCGGCCCGTACCACGGCTATGACGGTTTCGCGATCTTCGCGCGGGACATGGACATGGCCATCAACGCCCCGGTCTGGAAAATGGCCAAGGCGCCCTGGAAGAAAGACGAAAATTCCAACCTCCTCGCGGCCGAATGA
- the nifH gene encoding nitrogenase iron protein: MSSLRQIAFYGKGGIGKSTTSQNTLAALAEMGQKILIVGCDPKADSTRLILHAKAQDTILSLAAAAGSVEDLELEDVMKVGFRDIRCVESGGPEPGVGCAGRGVITSINFLEENGAYDDADYVSYDVLGDVVCGGFAMPIRENKAQEIYIVMSGEMMAMYAANNISKGILKYANSGGVRLGGLVCNERQTDKELELAESLAAKLGTSLIYFVPRDNIVQHAELRRMTVVEYAPDSQQAQHYRNLATKVHGNAGNGTIPTPITMDELEDLLMEHGIMKAVDESQVGKTAAELTA, encoded by the coding sequence ATGTCTAGCTTGAGACAGATCGCCTTCTACGGCAAGGGCGGCATCGGCAAGTCCACCACCTCCCAGAACACCCTCGCCGCTCTCGCGGAAATGGGTCAGAAGATCCTCATCGTCGGCTGCGACCCCAAGGCTGACTCGACCCGCCTGATCCTGCATGCCAAGGCCCAGGACACCATCCTGTCGCTCGCCGCCGCCGCAGGTTCGGTCGAGGATCTCGAACTCGAAGACGTGATGAAGGTCGGCTTCCGCGACATCCGTTGCGTCGAGTCCGGTGGTCCGGAGCCCGGCGTCGGCTGCGCTGGCCGCGGCGTCATCACCTCGATCAACTTCCTCGAGGAAAACGGCGCTTATGACGACGCTGACTACGTCTCCTATGACGTCCTCGGCGACGTGGTCTGCGGCGGTTTCGCGATGCCGATCCGTGAGAACAAGGCTCAGGAAATCTACATCGTCATGTCCGGCGAGATGATGGCCATGTATGCGGCCAACAACATCTCCAAGGGCATTCTGAAATACGCCAATTCCGGCGGCGTGCGCCTGGGCGGGCTGGTCTGCAACGAGCGCCAGACCGACAAGGAACTCGAACTGGCGGAATCGCTGGCTGCGAAGCTCGGCACCTCGCTGATCTACTTCGTGCCCCGCGACAATATCGTGCAGCACGCCGAACTGCGCCGCATGACGGTCGTGGAATATGCTCCCGACTCCCAGCAGGCCCAGCACTATCGCAACCTGGCGACCAAGGTCCACGGCAATGCCGGCAACGGCACGATCCCGACCCCGATCACCATGGACGAGCTGGAAGACCTGCTCATGGAGCACGGCATCATGAAGGCTGTCGACGAAAGCCAGGTCGGCAAGACCGCCGCGGAACTGACGGCCTAA
- a CDS encoding response regulator: protein MQIGVETSKAVDQRRVFVVDEDEVTRAVLQFMLHDEIETHELVSPDEAFEKGQDWLKPDLVLLGISWIQKNGVGVLSAFNKAYPGVRILIVCGKDEEKLAVEAMQAGAHGAIVKPLTIEAVRKKVDTVLGRGGAAPLVQLNII, encoded by the coding sequence ATGCAGATTGGCGTTGAGACTTCCAAAGCGGTCGACCAGCGGCGGGTGTTTGTCGTCGACGAGGACGAAGTCACCCGAGCGGTGTTGCAATTCATGCTTCATGACGAGATCGAGACCCACGAACTCGTCTCGCCGGACGAGGCTTTCGAAAAAGGTCAAGACTGGCTTAAGCCCGATCTGGTCCTCCTCGGAATCTCCTGGATTCAAAAGAACGGCGTGGGCGTCCTGAGCGCCTTTAATAAAGCCTATCCTGGCGTCCGCATCCTGATCGTTTGCGGCAAGGATGAAGAAAAGCTCGCGGTCGAGGCGATGCAGGCGGGCGCCCACGGCGCCATCGTCAAGCCTTTGACCATCGAGGCCGTGCGCAAGAAGGTCGACACCGTGCTTGGCCGCGGCGGGGCCGCGCCGCTCGTCCAGCTCAATATCATCTGA
- a CDS encoding ArsC/Spx/MgsR family protein — protein sequence MTRVIFYEKPGCGTNRKQKAMLAAAGHAVDERNLLTEPWTEERLLGFLGDMPVSAWFNPAAPRVKTGEIDPAAATAAEALALMIKEPLLIRRPLIEAGGQRCAGFDKEPVLSLLGQNEGLEAAQGCSRPAGPPCPAPGAKAQVE from the coding sequence ATGACCCGCGTGATTTTCTATGAAAAGCCAGGCTGTGGCACGAACCGCAAGCAGAAGGCGATGCTCGCCGCCGCCGGCCACGCGGTTGACGAACGCAATCTCCTGACCGAGCCCTGGACCGAAGAGCGTCTGCTCGGCTTTCTCGGCGACATGCCGGTCTCGGCCTGGTTCAACCCGGCGGCGCCGCGGGTGAAAACGGGCGAGATCGACCCCGCGGCCGCCACGGCGGCCGAGGCGCTCGCTTTGATGATCAAAGAGCCGCTGCTGATCCGCCGGCCGCTGATCGAGGCGGGCGGACAGCGCTGCGCCGGTTTCGACAAGGAGCCGGTCCTGTCGCTACTCGGACAAAACGAAGGCCTTGAAGCGGCGCAGGGCTGCTCCCGTCCCGCCGGCCCGCCCTGCCCCGCGCCCGGCGCAAAAGCGCAAGTCGAATGA
- a CDS encoding SagB/ThcOx family dehydrogenase has product MMSNKALLYHERTKHRFAGYAKGPDTLDWEMQPNPFRTFDGAAQVELPLAPENIFAPALNVNSIGALLHLAMGLSAWKEFGPDRWALRCNPSSGNLHPTEAYVLAEGIAGLDDGLYHYVSRDHVLEQRRRDDSGQNSDNPRLWIGLSSIHWREAWKYGERAFRYCQLDLGHALGAFAYAAQALGWRARAIENLDSAFIAARLGLDRDEDFGRAEREDPDALLQICLEPDSAPATPKPKAGVWAGKANLLDRRPMYRWPVIDEVSQATLRSPLPTSEETARDSAAGGNIEASRPNSLPIARRETAGEGEKPWSGADLILQRRSAQHFDARHIMPAEDFFSILQSLLPQERAPWTVWDFPPAVHPILFVHRVGEVEPGLYALPRHSQALALLRQLLDPEFVWSRVAGAPDELPLFQLRAGDARGAARRLFCNQAIASDCCFGMAMLAEFDAVERDPWTYRRLHWEAGLIGQALYLEAEGFGLRGTGVGCFFDDETHAFLGMKSTQLQTIYHFTIGAPLNDTRIATEPAYPQKQRPKAFAP; this is encoded by the coding sequence ATGATGTCGAATAAGGCGCTGCTCTATCACGAGCGAACCAAACATCGCTTTGCCGGCTACGCCAAGGGGCCGGACACTCTGGATTGGGAAATGCAGCCCAATCCATTCCGCACCTTTGACGGCGCCGCGCAAGTCGAGCTACCCTTGGCCCCGGAGAACATTTTCGCGCCTGCGCTGAATGTGAATTCCATCGGCGCCCTGCTGCATCTCGCCATGGGCCTCTCGGCCTGGAAGGAATTCGGCCCCGACCGTTGGGCTTTGCGCTGCAATCCGTCGAGCGGAAACCTCCATCCGACCGAAGCTTATGTTCTGGCGGAGGGAATCGCCGGCCTCGACGACGGGCTCTACCATTATGTTTCGCGCGATCACGTCCTCGAACAAAGGCGGCGCGACGATTCTGGACAAAATTCCGACAATCCGCGCCTGTGGATCGGCCTGTCCTCGATCCATTGGCGCGAGGCGTGGAAATATGGCGAGCGCGCCTTTCGTTATTGCCAGCTCGACCTCGGCCATGCGCTCGGCGCCTTCGCTTATGCGGCCCAGGCGCTCGGCTGGCGGGCGCGCGCGATCGAAAATCTCGACAGCGCCTTCATCGCCGCCCGCCTCGGCCTCGACCGCGACGAGGATTTCGGCCGCGCCGAGCGCGAGGACCCCGACGCCTTGTTGCAGATTTGTCTGGAGCCAGACTCGGCGCCCGCCACGCCCAAACCGAAAGCCGGCGTCTGGGCGGGCAAGGCCAATCTGCTCGACCGCCGGCCGATGTATCGCTGGCCGGTGATCGACGAGGTTTCGCAAGCGACGCTTCGTTCCCCTCTCCCCACAAGCGAGGAGACGGCGAGGGACAGCGCTGCTGGCGGCAATATCGAGGCTAGTCGCCCGAACTCTCTTCCGATAGCCCGCCGAGAGACCGCCGGCGAGGGCGAAAAACCCTGGTCCGGCGCCGATCTGATCCTGCAGCGGCGCAGCGCGCAACATTTCGACGCGCGCCACATCATGCCGGCGGAGGATTTTTTTTCCATCCTCCAAAGCCTCCTGCCGCAGGAGCGCGCGCCCTGGACCGTCTGGGATTTTCCCCCGGCCGTCCATCCCATCCTGTTCGTCCATCGCGTCGGCGAGGTCGAACCGGGCCTCTACGCCCTGCCGCGCCATTCGCAGGCCTTGGCGCTTTTGCGACAATTGCTCGATCCCGAATTCGTCTGGTCGCGCGTCGCCGGCGCCCCGGATGAGCTGCCGCTGTTTCAACTCCGGGCCGGCGACGCGCGCGGCGCGGCGCGGCGCCTGTTCTGTAACCAGGCGATCGCCTCGGACTGCTGTTTCGGCATGGCGATGCTGGCTGAATTCGACGCGGTCGAACGAGATCCCTGGACCTATCGCCGCCTCCATTGGGAGGCCGGCCTGATCGGCCAGGCCCTTTATCTCGAAGCCGAGGGTTTCGGCTTGCGCGGCACCGGCGTCGGTTGTTTCTTCGACGACGAAACCCACGCCTTCCTCGGCATGAAATCGACGCAGCTGCAAACGATCTATCATTTCACGATCGGCGCGCCGCTCAACGATACGCGCATCGCGACCGAGCCCGCCTATCCGCAGAAACAGCGCCCGAAAGCTTTCGCCCCATGA
- a CDS encoding (2Fe-2S) ferredoxin domain-containing protein, with protein sequence MSTETATFADVPQLYKRHVFACFTQRPSGHPRGSCGAQGAQPLWDRLGRQIEAGGLADVGFTPSGCLGFCRAGPLMVVYPEGVWYAPKTPEDVDEIVETHLKGGQLVERLVVVLQR encoded by the coding sequence ATGAGCACGGAAACCGCGACTTTCGCCGACGTCCCGCAACTCTATAAACGTCATGTCTTCGCCTGTTTCACCCAGCGTCCGTCGGGACATCCGCGCGGCTCCTGCGGCGCGCAGGGCGCCCAGCCTTTATGGGATCGCCTGGGGCGTCAGATCGAGGCCGGAGGCCTCGCCGACGTCGGCTTTACGCCATCTGGCTGCCTCGGCTTCTGCCGCGCCGGCCCGCTGATGGTGGTCTATCCCGAAGGCGTCTGGTATGCGCCCAAGACGCCGGAAGACGTCGACGAAATCGTCGAAACCCATCTCAAGGGCGGCCAGTTGGTCGAGCGCCTGGTGGTGGTGCTGCAACGCTGA
- the grxD gene encoding Grx4 family monothiol glutaredoxin → MTEKTGERIKSIIDGADVVLFMKGVPAQPQCGFSAAVVQVLGAFGVKYQAVNVLADPFVREGIKEFSNWPTIPQLYVKGEFVGGCDIVREMAASGELTQLFADKGVEKVEA, encoded by the coding sequence ATGACGGAAAAAACTGGAGAACGCATCAAGTCGATTATCGACGGCGCCGATGTGGTTCTGTTCATGAAAGGCGTTCCGGCCCAGCCGCAATGCGGCTTCTCCGCCGCCGTGGTTCAGGTGCTGGGCGCTTTCGGGGTGAAATATCAGGCGGTGAATGTTCTCGCCGATCCTTTCGTCCGCGAAGGCATCAAAGAGTTTTCGAACTGGCCGACCATTCCGCAGCTCTATGTGAAAGGCGAATTCGTCGGCGGTTGCGACATTGTGCGCGAAATGGCCGCGTCCGGCGAACTCACGCAGCTCTTCGCCGACAAGGGCGTGGAGAAGGTCGAGGCATGA
- a CDS encoding tetratricopeptide repeat protein: MIVPFPAPESDPINFGDLPPAIDDLLQKGVIAYRRDFALAEKFFREALAAGPDELPTFFCLYKIHTYHGNLDEARAVALAGMLKAVRQAGWPDDFREWVPQPEISDGPARFALYTLKALAFIHLRRDERAAAEEILDALRKLDPTGAVGWPVVAELAAGVAR; this comes from the coding sequence ATGATCGTTCCCTTTCCCGCTCCCGAGAGCGACCCCATCAATTTCGGCGACCTTCCCCCCGCCATCGACGACCTGCTGCAGAAGGGTGTGATCGCCTATCGGCGCGATTTCGCTTTGGCGGAAAAATTTTTCCGCGAGGCGCTCGCGGCCGGCCCGGACGAACTGCCGACTTTCTTCTGTCTCTATAAAATCCACACCTATCATGGCAATCTCGACGAGGCGCGCGCCGTGGCCCTCGCCGGCATGCTGAAAGCCGTGCGTCAGGCCGGCTGGCCGGACGATTTTCGCGAATGGGTCCCGCAGCCCGAGATCTCCGACGGACCCGCGCGTTTCGCGCTTTATACCTTGAAGGCCCTGGCTTTCATCCATTTGCGCCGCGACGAGAGGGCGGCGGCGGAGGAAATCCTCGACGCCTTGCGCAAGCTCGACCCGACCGGCGCAGTCGGCTGGCCGGTCGTCGCAGAACTCGCGGCGGGAGTCGCGCGCTGA
- the sufB gene encoding Fe-S cluster assembly protein SufB: MSEETDTLQDLADRKYKYGFVSDIESDLAPKGLSEEVIRFISAKKEEPDWLLQYRLDAFRRWQALEEPHWAKLHYPKIDFQDAYYYAAPKSEKEGPKTIDEVDPELLRTYEKLGIPLHEQEVLAGVQVRKVAVDAVFDSVSVVTTFKEELAKVGVIFCPISEALKTHPDLVKQYLGSVVPATDNFYATLNAAVFSEGSFVYIPPGVRCPMELSTYFRINAAKSGQFERTLIIADKGSYVSYLEGCTAPQRDENQLHAAVVELVAMEDAEIKYSTVQNWFPGDENGKGGIYNFVTKRGDCRGANSKISWTQVETGSAITWKYPSCILRGDNSVGEFYSIAIANNYQQADTGTKMLHLGKNTTSRIISKGISAGKAQNTYRGLVSIHAKADGARNFTQCDSLLLGDQCGAHTVPYIQSKNPKAILEHEATTSKISDDQLFYCLSRGIPTEEAVALIVNGFCREVLQQLPMEFAVEAQKLVGISLEGSVG, encoded by the coding sequence ATGAGCGAAGAAACGGATACCCTTCAGGATCTCGCAGACCGTAAATACAAATACGGCTTCGTGTCCGATATCGAGTCCGATCTCGCGCCGAAGGGCCTGAGTGAAGAGGTTATCCGCTTCATCTCGGCGAAAAAGGAAGAGCCGGACTGGCTCCTCCAATATCGGCTCGACGCGTTCCGCCGCTGGCAGGCGCTCGAAGAGCCGCACTGGGCCAAGCTGCATTATCCCAAGATCGACTTCCAGGACGCCTATTATTACGCGGCGCCCAAGAGCGAGAAGGAAGGCCCGAAAACCATCGACGAAGTCGATCCGGAATTGCTGCGCACCTATGAAAAGCTCGGCATTCCCCTCCACGAGCAGGAGGTTCTCGCTGGCGTTCAGGTGCGCAAGGTCGCGGTGGACGCGGTGTTCGATTCCGTCTCCGTCGTCACCACCTTCAAGGAAGAGCTCGCCAAGGTCGGCGTGATTTTCTGCCCGATCTCCGAGGCGCTCAAAACCCATCCCGATCTGGTCAAGCAATATCTCGGTTCGGTGGTGCCGGCGACCGACAATTTCTACGCCACGCTGAATGCCGCGGTCTTTTCCGAAGGCTCCTTCGTCTACATCCCGCCGGGCGTGCGCTGCCCGATGGAATTGTCCACCTATTTCCGCATCAACGCCGCCAAATCCGGCCAGTTCGAGCGCACGCTCATCATCGCCGACAAGGGCTCCTACGTCTCCTATCTCGAAGGCTGCACCGCGCCCCAGCGCGACGAAAACCAGCTCCATGCGGCGGTGGTCGAACTGGTCGCGATGGAAGACGCCGAGATCAAATATTCCACTGTGCAGAACTGGTTTCCCGGCGACGAAAACGGCAAGGGCGGCATCTATAATTTCGTCACCAAGCGCGGCGACTGCCGCGGGGCGAATTCCAAAATTTCCTGGACCCAGGTCGAGACCGGCTCGGCCATCACCTGGAAATATCCGTCCTGCATTCTGCGCGGCGACAATTCGGTCGGCGAATTCTATTCGATCGCCATCGCCAACAATTACCAGCAGGCCGACACCGGCACCAAGATGCTGCATCTCGGCAAGAACACGACCAGCCGCATCATCTCCAAGGGCATTTCGGCCGGCAAGGCGCAGAACACCTATCGCGGCCTCGTCAGCATCCATGCCAAGGCGGACGGCGCGCGCAATTTCACCCAATGCGACTCGCTGCTGCTCGGCGACCAGTGCGGCGCCCATACCGTGCCCTACATCCAGTCGAAAAATCCAAAGGCCATTCTGGAGCACGAAGCGACCACGTCGAAAATCTCCGACGACCAGCTTTTCTACTGCCTTTCCCGCGGCATCCCCACGGAGGAAGCGGTGGCTCTGATCGTCAATGGCTTCTGCCGCGAAGTGTTGCAGCAATTGCCCATGGAATTCGCTGTCGAGGCGCAAAAGCTCGTCGGCATCAGCCTCGAAGGGAGCGTTGGATAA
- the sufC gene encoding Fe-S cluster assembly ATPase SufC, whose protein sequence is MLEIKNLHVNVHGKEILKGLSLKVPPGEVHAIMGPNGAGKSTTSYTLAGRAGYEVTGGEIDFFGEDVTALSPEERAAKGIFLAFQYPMEIPGVSSMNFLKTAMNSQAKLRGEPELDAAQFLRTVRAAAKELNISEDMLKRPLNVGFSGGEKKRNETLQMALLKPKLAILDEMDSGLDIDALKLVAEGVNKLRAPDRSFLVITHYQRLLDYIVPDVIHILSGGKIVLSGDKSLALQLEENGYDAVINKAA, encoded by the coding sequence ATGCTTGAGATCAAGAACCTTCACGTCAACGTTCACGGCAAGGAAATCTTGAAGGGCCTTTCGCTGAAGGTCCCGCCGGGCGAAGTCCATGCGATCATGGGCCCGAACGGCGCCGGCAAGTCCACGACCTCCTATACGCTCGCCGGCCGCGCCGGCTATGAGGTGACCGGCGGCGAAATCGACTTTTTCGGCGAGGACGTCACGGCGCTTTCGCCCGAAGAGCGCGCGGCGAAAGGCATCTTTCTCGCCTTCCAATATCCGATGGAAATTCCCGGCGTCTCGAGCATGAATTTCCTCAAGACCGCGATGAACAGCCAGGCCAAATTACGCGGCGAGCCTGAACTCGACGCGGCGCAATTCCTGCGCACCGTGCGCGCGGCGGCGAAGGAGCTGAACATTTCGGAAGACATGCTCAAACGCCCGCTCAACGTCGGCTTTTCCGGCGGCGAGAAGAAGCGCAACGAGACCCTGCAGATGGCTTTGCTGAAGCCGAAGCTGGCGATTCTCGACGAAATGGATTCCGGCCTCGACATCGACGCGCTGAAGCTGGTCGCGGAAGGCGTCAACAAGCTGCGCGCGCCGGACCGCTCCTTCCTAGTCATCACCCATTACCAGCGCCTGCTCGATTATATCGTGCCCGACGTCATTCACATTCTCTCGGGCGGAAAGATCGTGCTGTCGGGCGACAAAAGCCTGGCGCTGCAGCTCGAAGAAAATGGCTACGACGCCGTCATCAACAAGGCCGCGTGA
- the sufD gene encoding Fe-S cluster assembly protein SufD → MAKVVSLDNLLASAAARRSEAAPWLGALIDEATEKFAHAGLPNRRNEAWRYSDLAKALHETVKLESGFDAPPALAEACVAAFEDGVLDEAKSSYGAMGAQSLRKILGEKDSPFAAIIGRVNPQADHPIINLNTALMEEGLVLRVPAGVILATPLRLRFNWTGADPQSEDGRHLRILIVLEDGAQATLFESHDGAPSFATVVTEVSLATNAKLTHVRLENFAATARQTAATVGEIGEKALYRGFYFTQGGHFARHEALLKLAGEEAHAGIDAAYMVADRRHCDNTTVFDHAVPNTTSNQVFRGVLTGSSRGVYQGCVKVAQGAQKTDARQLSRAMLLSHRSEIVTKPELEIFADDVKCSHGATAGELDANALFFLRARGIPEAEARAMLVEAFLVEAMDTIESETMRELVTNCARLWMKRHAGEASHVE, encoded by the coding sequence ATGGCAAAGGTGGTTTCGCTCGACAATCTCCTCGCCAGCGCGGCCGCAAGGCGCAGCGAAGCCGCGCCCTGGCTCGGCGCCCTGATCGACGAGGCGACGGAAAAATTCGCCCATGCCGGTCTGCCGAACCGCCGCAACGAGGCCTGGCGTTATTCGGACCTCGCCAAGGCGTTGCACGAGACGGTGAAGCTCGAGTCCGGCTTCGACGCCCCGCCCGCGCTGGCGGAAGCCTGCGTAGCCGCCTTCGAGGATGGCGTGCTGGACGAGGCCAAATCCTCCTATGGCGCCATGGGCGCGCAGAGCCTGCGCAAGATCCTGGGCGAGAAGGATTCCCCCTTCGCCGCGATCATCGGCCGCGTCAATCCCCAGGCCGATCATCCGATCATCAATCTCAATACCGCACTCATGGAGGAAGGGCTCGTGCTGCGCGTGCCCGCCGGCGTCATCCTCGCGACCCCGCTCCGTCTGCGTTTCAACTGGACCGGCGCGGACCCGCAGTCGGAGGACGGCCGCCATCTGCGCATCCTGATCGTGCTGGAGGACGGCGCGCAGGCGACTTTGTTCGAATCCCATGACGGCGCCCCGAGTTTCGCGACCGTGGTGACCGAAGTAAGCCTCGCCACCAACGCCAAGCTCACTCATGTCCGGCTGGAAAATTTTGCCGCGACCGCCCGCCAGACGGCGGCGACCGTCGGCGAGATCGGCGAAAAGGCGCTTTATCGCGGTTTCTATTTCACACAGGGCGGCCATTTCGCCCGCCACGAGGCGCTGTTGAAGCTCGCAGGCGAGGAGGCCCATGCCGGCATCGACGCCGCCTATATGGTCGCCGACAGGCGCCATTGCGACAATACCACCGTGTTCGACCACGCGGTTCCGAACACCACGTCGAACCAGGTGTTCCGCGGCGTGCTCACTGGCTCCTCGCGGGGCGTCTATCAGGGCTGCGTGAAGGTCGCGCAGGGCGCGCAAAAGACGGATGCGCGCCAACTCTCCCGCGCCATGCTGCTTTCCCATCGCTCCGAGATCGTCACCAAGCCCGAGCTTGAAATCTTTGCCGACGACGTGAAATGCAGCCACGGCGCCACGGCCGGCGAACTCGACGCCAACGCCTTGTTCTTCCTGCGCGCGCGCGGCATCCCCGAGGCGGAGGCGCGGGCCATGCTGGTCGAGGCCTTTCTGGTCGAGGCGATGGACACGATCGAGAGCGAGACGATGCGCGAACTTGTCACGAATTGCGCGCGGCTGTGGATGAAGCGCCACGCGGGCGAGGCCTCGCATGTCGAATAA